Genomic window (Wenzhouxiangella marina):
GCGACGCCCTGGGCAATCTCGCCGCCGTGTCCCACGTACTGCTGGCAGCTCTGGTGATTGGCGGTGGCCCTTTGCAACTGATTCCCGGCGTTCGCCAGCGCTTTCCGATCTTCCACCGCTGGCTTGGCCGTGCCTATCTTTTCGCCGCCATGCTCAGCGCCCTCGGCGGGCTCTACATGACCTGGACCCGCAGCCCGATCGGCGACCTGCTTTCGAAGGCCGGGATCTCCATCGATGCCATCCTGATCCTGGTCTTCGGCGCCATGGCGCTTCGCAGCGCGCTGGCCCGCCGCTTCGACCTCCATCGGCGCTGGGCCATGCGCCTGTTCCTCGCCGCGAGCGCCGTCTGGTTCTTTCGCGTCGGCCTGATGGCCTGGGTCACGCTGACCGGTGGCATCGGGATCGATTTCGAGACCTTTACGGGACCGTTCCTGTACGTGCTCGGCTTTGCCCAGTACCTGCTGCCCCTGGCCATGCTGGAATGGTACTTCCGCGCCCACCGCAGCTCCGATCAGGGCATGCAGCTCGCCTTCTCGATCACCCTGCTTCTGCTGACCGGCGTCATGAGCATCGGCATCGGCACCGCGACCATGGGCATGTGGTTGCCTCGAATGTGAACCTGGCCGGGAAACGCCTGGATGCGTTCAGCGTTTCCCCAGCAAGACGGCCAGCAGCAAGAGCCCGAGGACCAGCAGGATCAGACCCGGATCCAGGAGCAGTCCGCTCACCGGGACCGCGCCGACATCGACCTGCCCCATCCGTGCGGGCAGGCCGACCAGCGTGAGGACCAGCAGACTGCCCAGACCCAGGCCTGCGGTCCGGCGCTGCATGCGAGGGCCCGCCAGGGCGG
Coding sequences:
- a CDS encoding DUF2306 domain-containing protein encodes the protein MNDIALDTPASRAALGRRAVQASARLWFLIAALGHGIFLIYILAVFFPPVASHGLAGLDGLHLPSGFREGDALGNLAAVSHVLLAALVIGGGPLQLIPGVRQRFPIFHRWLGRAYLFAAMLSALGGLYMTWTRSPIGDLLSKAGISIDAILILVFGAMALRSALARRFDLHRRWAMRLFLAASAVWFFRVGLMAWVTLTGGIGIDFETFTGPFLYVLGFAQYLLPLAMLEWYFRAHRSSDQGMQLAFSITLLLLTGVMSIGIGTATMGMWLPRM